One Deinococcus seoulensis DNA window includes the following coding sequences:
- a CDS encoding enolase C-terminal domain-like protein gives MSVPTVARVEGLVYRLPLTSALAWGAHSALSAAEHVLVQVTLSDGTVGVAEATPRPTIYGETPASVLGILAHLETGLTGVAITDEAGLDRVRNSVVNNHTARGALDMALHDARARAAGSSLFGTLMGPNTRVRVSFILGIASPDDMLDEARRVVQAGVRCLKVKVGREHERDLRVIRALRAEFGPDVLLYADSNETLSPESAPAALDAMREAGLMYVEEPLPARQLRARAALHAQGRLPVVADDSCFTPADLDRELDFDTFDVLNVKTARNGFTDGLTMLRRAAAHGKRGMVGSQASTGLGTLHAALLSTQAEVTEPCELSFVLKLQDDLLNAPIEFRDGWLDVAALSGHALDPAKVARYRVG, from the coding sequence GTGAGCGTGCCCACCGTCGCGCGGGTCGAGGGACTGGTGTACCGCTTGCCGCTGACCTCGGCGCTGGCGTGGGGGGCGCACTCGGCCCTGAGTGCTGCCGAGCACGTGCTGGTGCAGGTCACGCTCTCGGACGGCACGGTGGGCGTGGCCGAGGCGACGCCGCGCCCCACCATCTACGGCGAGACGCCCGCCAGCGTGCTGGGCATCCTCGCGCACCTGGAAACGGGCCTGACCGGCGTGGCGATCACGGACGAGGCGGGACTGGATCGGGTGCGGAACAGTGTCGTGAACAACCACACGGCGCGCGGCGCGCTGGACATGGCCCTGCACGACGCCCGCGCGCGCGCCGCCGGGAGCAGCCTGTTCGGCACGCTGATGGGACCGAACACCCGCGTCCGCGTGAGCTTCATCCTGGGTATCGCCAGTCCGGACGACATGCTGGACGAGGCGCGGCGCGTGGTGCAGGCCGGGGTGCGCTGCCTGAAGGTGAAGGTGGGCCGCGAGCACGAACGCGACCTGCGCGTGATCCGGGCGCTGCGCGCCGAGTTCGGCCCTGACGTGCTGCTGTACGCCGACAGCAACGAGACCCTGAGCCCAGAATCGGCCCCGGCGGCGCTGGACGCCATGCGTGAGGCGGGCCTGATGTACGTGGAAGAACCGCTCCCGGCGCGGCAGTTGCGGGCGCGGGCCGCGCTTCACGCGCAGGGGCGACTGCCGGTCGTGGCGGACGACTCTTGCTTCACCCCGGCCGACCTGGACCGCGAACTGGACTTCGATACCTTCGACGTGCTGAACGTGAAAACCGCCCGCAACGGCTTCACGGATGGCCTGACCATGCTGCGCCGGGCCGCCGCGCACGGCAAGCGCGGCATGGTGGGATCGCAGGCCAGCACGGGCCTGGGCACGCTGCACGCGGCGCTGCTGTCCACGCAGGCCGAGGTGACCGAACCCTGCGAACTGAGTTTCGTCCTGAAATTGCAGGACGACCTGCTGAACGCGCCCATCGAGTTCCGGGACGGCTGGCTGGACGTGGCGGCCCTGAGCGGTCACGCGCTCGATCCGGCGAAAGTGGCCCGTTACCGCGTCGGGTAG
- a CDS encoding ATPase, giving the protein MSSELPFLRADAAPPAPHERRLSELPLTVLVGVTGVGKSTALAALIGADGGVRVLPDRREVTDAVMILPLAGAPVRDREERFRLTAQYRQAHPGGMAQALGSLLADTGHWGGAPVFDGLRGLDEVRYAAQSFPAWRFVALGAPDAVRVRRLLGRADAFDQVSGAQGSGTLRESLADLKGAAEVFTPAELDALADLPAQGFAPGDVLAKVKIVVSERRNYDPAAAEAFLRTLPPARALVLDTVALDPAGVAAAVREWAGGAA; this is encoded by the coding sequence ATGTCGAGTGAGTTGCCGTTCCTGCGTGCCGACGCCGCGCCCCCCGCCCCGCACGAGCGGCGACTGTCCGAGCTGCCACTGACGGTGCTGGTCGGCGTGACCGGCGTGGGCAAGAGCACCGCGCTGGCCGCCCTGATCGGCGCGGACGGGGGCGTGCGGGTCCTGCCGGACCGGCGCGAGGTGACGGACGCCGTGATGATCCTGCCGCTGGCGGGCGCGCCCGTGCGGGACCGTGAGGAACGCTTCCGGCTGACCGCGCAGTACCGGCAGGCCCATCCGGGCGGCATGGCGCAGGCGCTGGGGTCGCTGCTGGCCGACACGGGTCACTGGGGCGGGGCGCCGGTGTTCGACGGGCTGCGCGGGCTGGACGAGGTGCGGTACGCGGCGCAGTCGTTCCCGGCGTGGCGGTTCGTGGCGCTGGGCGCGCCGGACGCGGTGCGGGTGCGGCGCCTGCTGGGCCGCGCGGACGCCTTCGATCAGGTGAGCGGCGCCCAGGGCAGCGGGACGCTGCGGGAATCGCTGGCCGACCTGAAGGGCGCGGCAGAGGTTTTCACCCCGGCGGAACTGGACGCCCTGGCTGACCTGCCCGCTCAGGGGTTCGCGCCGGGCGACGTGCTGGCGAAGGTGAAGATCGTGGTGTCCGAACGGCGCAACTACGACCCGGCGGCGGCCGAGGCGTTCCTGCGGACCCTGCCGCCCGCGCGGGCGCTGGTGCTGGATACCGTGGCGCTGGACCCGGCGGGCGTGGCGGCCGCCGTGCGTGAATGGGCGGGGGGTGCGGCGTGA
- a CDS encoding PRC-barrel domain-containing protein, whose translation MIKGKEILGRPIIAVSSGERIDTVHDVIFDHQANQVLGLLVDEGGWFSAAKAVPFGEIRSIGEDAIMVGAPDAVTTTREDGRLKEALDSKSSLIGLTLMTTDGQNLGKIADVFFDEYTGRVEGYEATGGLFADLSSGRTFVPVPESVQIGVDTAIVPVEVANAMQEQDDGGLRGALQTAGQSVAGVYYDAADSVKGAYGNIAEATRERQKEYVVGKTAGGDITAEDGRVIVAQGETITAAQADEAETAGKLAALATAATGGVIADAYGSARDRVQETYADVKDATAERQKAYVTGKTAGSDITADGHLIVAQGETITAAHADEAETAGKLAALSAAATGGVIADAYGSARDRVQESYADVKDATAERQKAYVTGKTASSEICTDAGEVIVPAGATITTFQADRAEQTGRLAALTAAATGGAIGSGVQGLRERAALDPNTLEAAVGRRVRSDVRAPGGSLVAAQGQIVTQAIADRARHLGVQQALIDATTGGAAGTSGPAAGAAVAGGLASVSEGAGNLLDRARNWLGDKREQASEVIDQRQQEAEEQKVRDALGRPVTRVILAPDDSIILNIGEIVTNRAVQAARDGNVLDILVSSVSKETPHIDPLASRPDATGEAALPEQDAPDSQPPR comes from the coding sequence ATGATTAAAGGCAAGGAAATTCTGGGTCGTCCCATCATCGCCGTCAGCAGCGGCGAGAGAATCGACACCGTCCACGACGTGATCTTCGACCATCAGGCCAATCAGGTCCTGGGCCTGCTGGTCGACGAGGGCGGCTGGTTCAGTGCCGCCAAGGCCGTGCCGTTCGGCGAGATCCGCTCGATCGGTGAGGACGCCATCATGGTCGGCGCGCCCGACGCCGTCACCACCACCCGCGAGGACGGCCGCCTGAAAGAAGCGCTGGACAGCAAGAGCAGCCTGATCGGCCTGACCCTGATGACCACCGACGGCCAGAACCTCGGGAAGATCGCCGACGTGTTCTTCGACGAATACACGGGCCGCGTGGAAGGCTACGAGGCGACCGGCGGCCTGTTCGCCGACCTGAGCAGCGGGCGGACCTTCGTGCCCGTCCCGGAAAGCGTGCAGATCGGCGTGGACACCGCCATCGTGCCGGTCGAGGTCGCCAACGCCATGCAGGAACAGGACGACGGTGGCCTGCGCGGCGCGTTGCAGACCGCCGGGCAGAGCGTGGCAGGCGTGTACTACGACGCCGCCGACAGCGTGAAAGGTGCGTACGGGAACATCGCGGAAGCCACCCGCGAACGCCAGAAGGAGTACGTGGTCGGCAAGACCGCCGGGGGTGACATCACCGCCGAGGACGGCCGCGTGATCGTCGCGCAGGGCGAAACCATCACCGCCGCCCAGGCCGACGAGGCCGAAACCGCCGGGAAACTCGCCGCGCTGGCCACCGCCGCCACCGGCGGAGTGATCGCCGACGCGTACGGCAGCGCCCGCGACCGCGTGCAGGAAACCTACGCCGACGTGAAGGACGCCACCGCCGAACGCCAGAAAGCCTACGTGACCGGCAAGACCGCTGGCAGTGACATCACCGCCGACGGCCACCTGATCGTCGCGCAGGGCGAAACCATCACCGCCGCGCACGCCGACGAGGCCGAAACCGCCGGGAAACTCGCCGCGCTGAGTGCCGCCGCGACCGGCGGAGTGATCGCCGACGCGTACGGCAGCGCCCGTGACCGCGTGCAGGAATCCTACGCCGACGTGAAGGACGCCACCGCCGAACGTCAGAAAGCCTACGTGACCGGCAAGACCGCCAGCAGCGAGATCTGCACCGACGCGGGCGAGGTCATCGTGCCCGCCGGCGCGACCATCACCACCTTCCAGGCGGACCGCGCCGAGCAGACCGGCCGACTGGCCGCCCTGACCGCCGCCGCGACCGGCGGGGCCATCGGGAGCGGCGTGCAGGGCCTGCGGGAACGCGCCGCCCTGGACCCGAACACCCTGGAAGCTGCGGTGGGACGCCGCGTCCGCAGCGATGTCCGCGCGCCCGGCGGGAGCCTCGTGGCCGCGCAGGGTCAGATCGTGACGCAGGCCATCGCCGACCGCGCCCGCCACCTGGGCGTGCAGCAGGCCCTGATCGACGCCACGACCGGCGGCGCCGCCGGCACGTCCGGACCCGCTGCCGGGGCCGCCGTCGCGGGCGGACTGGCCAGCGTCAGCGAGGGCGCCGGGAACCTGCTCGACCGCGCCAGGAACTGGCTGGGCGACAAGCGCGAGCAGGCCAGTGAGGTCATCGACCAGCGCCAGCAGGAAGCCGAGGAGCAGAAGGTCCGCGACGCCCTGGGCCGCCCCGTGACCCGCGTGATCCTCGCACCCGACGACTCGATCATCCTGAACATCGGCGAGATCGTCACCAACCGCGCCGTGCAGGCCGCCCGCGACGGGAACGTGCTGGACATCCTGGTCAGCAGCGTCAGCAAGGAAACCCCGCACATCGACCCGCTGGCCAGCCGCCCCGACGCGACCGGCGAGGCCGCCCTGCCCGAACAGGACGCCCCGGACAGCCAGCCTCCCCGCTAA
- the cysK gene encoding cysteine synthase A has translation MIESLIGHTPLLQLKRVTGPDMADVFVKLEGQNPGGSIKDRTALGLVEDAEQRGLLKPGGTIVEPTSGNTGIGLAQVAAAKGYKLILCMPAQMSEERKRTLVAYGAELILTDPQRRMLAAIEEAEAIAERTGAVMMGQFTNPANPAVHEATTGPELWEQMDGRIDAFVYGSGTGGTISGVGRYLKRMNPDVQIIACEPARSNVLSGGERGDHGFQGMGPGFIPQNLDRSVLDGVVQVWEEDAYPLARRLAQEEGIFVGMSSGAMAWAALDVARRLGPGKRVATIACDTGARYLTTSLFAGGSDTPPGYQPRSRERTDN, from the coding sequence ATGATCGAGTCGCTCATCGGCCACACGCCCCTGCTGCAACTGAAACGCGTGACCGGCCCCGACATGGCCGACGTGTTCGTGAAACTGGAAGGCCAGAATCCCGGCGGGAGCATCAAGGACCGCACCGCGCTGGGCCTCGTCGAGGACGCCGAACAGCGCGGCCTGCTGAAACCCGGCGGGACCATCGTGGAACCCACCAGCGGCAACACCGGCATCGGGCTGGCGCAGGTGGCGGCCGCCAAGGGGTACAAACTGATCCTGTGCATGCCCGCCCAGATGAGCGAGGAACGCAAACGCACCCTGGTCGCCTACGGCGCCGAACTGATCCTGACCGACCCGCAGCGCCGCATGCTGGCCGCCATCGAGGAAGCCGAAGCCATCGCCGAACGCACCGGCGCCGTCATGATGGGCCAGTTCACCAACCCCGCCAACCCCGCCGTGCACGAGGCCACCACCGGCCCCGAACTGTGGGAGCAGATGGACGGCCGCATCGACGCGTTCGTGTACGGCAGCGGCACCGGCGGCACCATCAGCGGCGTGGGCCGTTACCTGAAACGCATGAACCCGGACGTGCAGATCATCGCCTGCGAACCCGCCCGCAGCAACGTCCTGAGCGGCGGCGAACGCGGCGACCACGGCTTCCAGGGCATGGGACCCGGCTTCATTCCGCAGAACCTCGACCGCAGCGTTCTGGACGGCGTGGTGCAGGTCTGGGAGGAAGACGCCTACCCGCTGGCCCGCCGACTGGCGCAGGAGGAAGGCATCTTCGTGGGCATGAGCAGCGGCGCCATGGCCTGGGCCGCGCTGGACGTCGCCCGCCGCCTCGGCCCCGGAAAGCGCGTGGCGACCATCGCCTGCGACACCGGCGCCCGCTACCTGACCACCAGCCTCTTCGCGGGCGGCAGCGACACCCCGCCCGGCTACCAGCCCCGCTCACGCGAACGCACGGATAACTGA
- a CDS encoding DUF937 domain-containing protein — MMDIFNMLGGMGQAQQTVAQNTGANPGQSQAAIEAALPLLLGALTRNAAQPGGLDALNGALSRHDGSALDAFTQGQTPDTQDGQKILGHVFGGQQQQAAQAVSKRAGIDPQMAMQIMSMLAPLVLAYLSRQKQGQGGQGGGADLGSVLGGLLGGGAAGGLGGLLGGMLGGAPAQGHQNSGVQNQSAQNGGLGGLLGSVLGGAGQPQAQPTQAGGGLLGTLNNALDSDGDGSALDDLIGMFGGARR, encoded by the coding sequence ATGATGGACATCTTCAACATGCTCGGAGGAATGGGACAGGCCCAGCAGACCGTCGCTCAGAACACCGGCGCGAACCCCGGCCAGTCGCAGGCGGCCATCGAGGCGGCGCTGCCGCTGCTGCTGGGCGCCCTGACCCGCAACGCCGCGCAACCCGGCGGCCTGGACGCCCTGAACGGCGCCCTGAGCCGCCACGACGGCAGCGCCCTGGACGCCTTCACGCAGGGGCAGACGCCCGACACGCAGGACGGCCAGAAGATCCTGGGGCACGTGTTCGGCGGTCAGCAGCAGCAGGCGGCGCAGGCGGTCAGCAAACGCGCCGGGATCGACCCGCAGATGGCGATGCAGATCATGAGCATGCTGGCCCCGCTGGTCCTGGCCTACCTGAGCCGCCAGAAACAGGGACAGGGCGGCCAGGGTGGCGGCGCGGACCTGGGCAGCGTCCTGGGTGGCCTGCTGGGCGGCGGCGCGGCCGGCGGGCTGGGCGGCCTGCTCGGCGGGATGCTGGGCGGCGCACCCGCGCAGGGCCACCAGAACAGCGGCGTCCAGAACCAGTCCGCGCAGAACGGCGGGCTGGGCGGACTGCTGGGCAGCGTGCTGGGCGGCGCCGGGCAACCGCAGGCACAACCCACCCAGGCGGGCGGCGGACTGCTGGGCACCCTGAACAACGCGCTGGACAGCGACGGTGACGGCAGCGCCCTGGACGACCTGATCGGCATGTTCGGCGGCGCGCGCCGCTGA
- a CDS encoding ABC transporter permease, with translation MTIQSPPAPQRHAGAAGSGVALYAAVARLGFRRPFAYPQAALWGVVTNAFFGLLRVSVLVALFGARPQVAGYSVTDAVTYTALMQAFIMALALFGWTDFMRTVHRGEIGTDLLRPMNLLGFWAAQDAGRAAAQFALRGLPMLLIFQLGAAFTGGGLHWPAGPLAWTQTILSAALAWACGFLFRFLVNCAAFWSPDAAGFGRFAWALLGLGCGFLMPLAFFPAWAQAALACTPFPSMLNTTVELWLGLRSGPGAWVALGTQLAWTGALLAVTTFTLRRGLRRLEVAGG, from the coding sequence ATGACCATTCAATCACCGCCCGCCCCGCAGCGTCACGCGGGCGCGGCCGGTTCCGGCGTGGCGCTGTATGCCGCCGTGGCGCGGCTGGGCTTCCGGCGGCCCTTCGCGTACCCGCAGGCGGCCCTGTGGGGCGTCGTCACCAACGCGTTTTTCGGGCTGCTGCGGGTGTCGGTGCTCGTGGCGCTGTTCGGCGCGCGGCCGCAGGTGGCCGGGTACAGCGTGACCGACGCCGTCACGTACACCGCGCTGATGCAGGCGTTCATCATGGCGCTGGCCCTGTTCGGCTGGACGGACTTCATGCGCACCGTTCACCGGGGCGAGATCGGCACGGACCTGCTGCGCCCCATGAACCTGCTGGGCTTCTGGGCCGCGCAGGACGCCGGGCGGGCAGCGGCGCAGTTCGCGCTGCGCGGCCTTCCGATGCTGCTGATCTTTCAGCTGGGCGCGGCGTTCACGGGCGGCGGGCTGCACTGGCCGGCCGGGCCGCTCGCGTGGACGCAGACGATCCTGAGTGCCGCGCTGGCCTGGGCGTGCGGGTTCCTGTTCCGCTTTCTGGTGAACTGCGCGGCGTTCTGGTCCCCGGACGCCGCCGGATTCGGCCGGTTCGCGTGGGCGCTGCTTGGCCTGGGGTGCGGGTTCCTGATGCCGCTGGCGTTCTTCCCGGCGTGGGCGCAGGCGGCGCTGGCCTGCACGCCCTTTCCGTCCATGCTGAACACCACCGTGGAACTCTGGCTGGGCCTCAGGAGTGGCCCCGGCGCGTGGGTGGCGCTGGGCACGCAGCTCGCCTGGACGGGCGCGCTGCTGGCCGTGACCACCTTCACGCTGCGGCGCGGACTGCGGCGGCTGGAGGTCGCCGGTGGCTAG
- a CDS encoding ABC transporter permease, which translates to MASLRHHTRLYFRLLGAQVRSQGAYRTSFLLDSLGTLLITAAEFAALVLVLPRFGSLSGWTLGEVCLLYGLAELAFVLMDILFGGFDAPNLSGHVRSGTFSTFLLRPAPLTLQVFASDFALRRVARVGLAAAIAGYGLTHAGLSLNPQTCLLLLGAVLGMIAFFGALFVVGGTLTFWTVDSVEAMNVLTYGGRTLISYPMDIYGRALRRTFTFIIPAAFLSYFPVLRVLGRPLPDGLPDWAALLPLPVGLLALGAALGFFRFGVRHYQGTGT; encoded by the coding sequence GTGGCTAGCCTGCGCCACCACACCCGCCTGTACTTCCGGCTGCTGGGCGCGCAGGTCCGGTCGCAGGGCGCGTACCGCACGTCGTTCCTGCTGGACTCGCTGGGCACCCTGCTGATCACCGCCGCCGAGTTCGCCGCGCTGGTGCTGGTCCTGCCGCGCTTCGGCAGCCTCAGCGGCTGGACGCTGGGTGAGGTGTGCCTGCTGTACGGCCTGGCGGAACTGGCGTTCGTGCTGATGGACATCCTCTTCGGCGGCTTCGACGCGCCCAACCTGTCCGGGCACGTCCGGAGCGGCACGTTCAGCACCTTCCTGCTGCGCCCGGCCCCGCTGACGTTGCAGGTGTTCGCCTCGGATTTCGCGCTGCGCCGCGTGGCCCGCGTCGGACTGGCCGCCGCCATCGCCGGGTACGGCCTGACGCACGCCGGACTGTCCCTGAACCCGCAGACGTGCCTGCTGCTGCTGGGGGCCGTGCTGGGCATGATCGCCTTTTTCGGCGCGCTGTTCGTGGTGGGCGGCACCCTGACCTTCTGGACGGTGGACAGCGTGGAAGCCATGAACGTCCTGACGTACGGGGGCCGCACGCTGATCAGTTACCCCATGGACATCTACGGGCGCGCGCTGCGCCGCACCTTCACGTTCATCATCCCGGCGGCGTTCCTGTCGTACTTCCCGGTGCTGCGTGTCCTGGGCCGCCCCCTCCCGGACGGCCTGCCCGACTGGGCCGCGCTGCTGCCGCTCCCGGTGGGCCTGCTGGCCCTGGGCGCCGCCCTCGGTTTCTTCCGGTTCGGGGTGCGCCACTACCAGGGAACCGGCACGTGA
- a CDS encoding ABC transporter ATP-binding protein, whose protein sequence is MIEVQHLSKSFRVRQGGLLSPATGIMTAVRDVSFSVGRGEIVGYLGPNGAGKSTTIKVLTGLLVPDSGEVTVGGLTPWKHRREHVARLGAVFGQRTTLWWDLPVRESLELLRHVYRVPEGRFRENLALFTDLLDLGPFLNTPARSLSLGQRMRADLAAALLHDPELLFLDEPTVGLDVIARERVREFVAHTARERGVTVLLTTHDLTDVQRLAGRVMIIDHGQLLFDGQLNDLQARYGGAREVQVDYETPPADPRIPGLELLNAGGVRAVYAFHGPAAAPIALITAHAPIRDLTVREPDIDTTVRRIYEQDLLHAGVR, encoded by the coding sequence ATGATCGAAGTTCAGCACCTCAGTAAATCCTTCCGGGTCCGGCAGGGCGGCCTGCTGTCACCCGCCACCGGCATCATGACTGCCGTCCGGGACGTCAGTTTCAGCGTCGGGCGCGGCGAGATCGTCGGGTACCTCGGCCCGAACGGCGCGGGCAAAAGCACCACCATCAAGGTCCTGACCGGCCTGCTCGTCCCGGACAGCGGCGAGGTCACGGTCGGCGGCCTGACCCCCTGGAAGCACCGCCGCGAGCACGTCGCGCGGCTGGGCGCGGTGTTCGGGCAGCGCACCACGCTGTGGTGGGACCTGCCGGTCCGCGAGAGCCTGGAACTGCTGCGCCACGTGTACCGCGTACCGGAGGGTCGTTTCCGCGAGAACCTCGCGCTGTTCACGGACCTGCTGGACCTCGGGCCGTTCCTGAACACACCCGCCCGCTCCCTGAGCCTGGGCCAGCGCATGCGCGCCGACCTGGCCGCCGCGCTGCTGCACGACCCGGAACTGCTGTTCTTGGATGAACCCACCGTCGGCCTGGACGTGATCGCCCGCGAACGCGTCCGCGAGTTCGTGGCGCACACCGCGCGGGAACGTGGCGTGACCGTGCTGCTCACCACGCACGACCTGACCGACGTGCAACGCCTCGCCGGGCGCGTCATGATCATCGACCACGGGCAACTGCTGTTCGACGGGCAACTGAACGACCTGCAAGCCCGTTACGGCGGCGCGCGCGAGGTGCAGGTGGACTACGAGACGCCGCCCGCCGACCCGCGCATTCCGGGCCTGGAATTGCTGAACGCGGGCGGCGTGCGCGCCGTGTACGCCTTTCACGGCCCGGCCGCCGCGCCCATCGCGCTGATCACCGCCCACGCGCCCATCCGTGACCTGACCGTCCGCGAACCCGACATCGACACCACCGTCCGCCGCATCTACGAGCAGGACCTGCTGCACGCCGGGGTACGCTGA
- a CDS encoding DUF2179 domain-containing protein, producing MEGLTLDMLMGALLIFALRIADVSLGTLRIGMLVRGKRRMAGVLSFFESIIWLAAAAQVLGKLESPLQFVAYAGGYATGTMLGANIERWLAVGKVVLRVIVPVSAPDVHDALRQAGFFVTTVNASGRDGEVRVMFSVIARKKLRAALRVVEGTYPKAFITVEEVTTAQLQEVATREDRLSRRFRMIRK from the coding sequence GTGGAAGGCCTGACCCTGGACATGCTGATGGGCGCACTGCTCATCTTCGCCCTCAGAATCGCAGACGTGTCGCTGGGCACCCTGCGGATCGGGATGCTGGTCCGCGGGAAACGCCGCATGGCAGGCGTCCTGAGTTTCTTCGAGTCCATCATCTGGCTCGCGGCGGCCGCGCAGGTGCTCGGCAAACTGGAAAGCCCACTGCAGTTCGTGGCGTACGCCGGCGGGTACGCCACCGGGACCATGCTCGGCGCGAACATCGAACGCTGGCTGGCCGTCGGGAAGGTCGTGCTGCGCGTCATCGTGCCCGTCAGCGCCCCGGACGTGCACGACGCGCTGCGGCAGGCCGGGTTCTTCGTGACGACCGTGAACGCCAGCGGCCGCGACGGCGAGGTCCGCGTGATGTTCAGCGTGATTGCCCGCAAGAAACTCCGCGCCGCGCTGCGCGTCGTCGAGGGCACGTACCCCAAGGCGTTCATCACGGTCGAGGAGGTCACGACCGCGCAACTTCAGGAGGTCGCCACCCGCGAGGACCGCCTGTCACGGCGTTTCCGGATGATCCGGAAGTAG
- a CDS encoding glycine betaine uptake BCCT transporter: MPTRLPDAPTAATLTLEVHSVVLYLSMAIIAICVLWGLLNPDGFGAAATAAMNFTTESFGWYYLLAVLAFLIFCVYLAFSRHGSVKLGRDDEEPEFSRSSWFAMLFSAGMGIGLVFWGVAEPVSHYLTPPGNVEAQTADAARTALKYSFFHWGLHPWAIYSVVALSIAYFSFRRGEKALISRTFRPLLGDRVEGPVGKLIDVLAIIATVFGVAASLGFGAVQINSGLNSAFGLSVGVPTQLTIIGVVTVLYLISASTGLTRGIQILSNTNMVLAALLMLAVFVLGPTRFLLETFTTSVGGYAQDLISMSTRLTPFSGKTWVGGWTLFYWAWWIAWAPFVGLFIARISRGRTIKEFVTGVLLVPSLVSFAWFSVFGGSALQKSLTGDSAVMDATKADVSTALFALLGHFPLSGVLVVLATLLIASFFITSADSATYVLGSLSSEGSENPSGRVKLGWGVLQSLIAVALLLSGGLSGLQNASIVAALPFSVIMLGMCVSLMRALQSENRTPRPTRTAPSPAQASPAQASPAQASHATASPADPARPVTPPTP, encoded by the coding sequence GTGCCCACCCGACTCCCGGACGCCCCGACTGCCGCGACCCTGACCCTGGAGGTTCATTCCGTGGTTCTTTACCTTTCCATGGCCATCATTGCCATCTGCGTGCTGTGGGGCCTGCTGAATCCAGACGGGTTCGGTGCGGCCGCCACCGCCGCCATGAACTTCACCACCGAGAGTTTCGGCTGGTACTACCTGCTGGCCGTGCTGGCCTTCCTGATCTTCTGCGTGTACCTGGCGTTCAGCCGTCACGGCAGCGTGAAACTGGGCCGGGACGACGAGGAACCCGAGTTCAGCCGCTCCTCGTGGTTCGCCATGCTGTTCAGCGCCGGCATGGGCATCGGGCTGGTGTTCTGGGGCGTGGCCGAGCCTGTCTCGCACTACCTGACCCCGCCCGGCAACGTGGAAGCCCAGACGGCCGACGCGGCCCGCACGGCCCTGAAGTACTCGTTCTTCCACTGGGGCCTGCACCCCTGGGCGATCTACAGCGTGGTCGCGCTGAGCATCGCGTACTTCTCGTTCCGGCGGGGCGAGAAGGCCCTGATCAGCCGCACCTTCCGGCCGCTGCTGGGTGACCGGGTCGAGGGTCCGGTCGGGAAACTGATCGACGTGCTGGCGATCATCGCGACCGTGTTCGGCGTGGCCGCCTCGCTGGGTTTCGGGGCGGTGCAGATCAACAGCGGCCTGAACAGCGCCTTCGGCCTCAGCGTGGGTGTGCCCACCCAGCTGACGATCATCGGGGTGGTCACGGTCCTGTACCTGATCAGCGCCTCGACCGGCCTGACGCGGGGCATCCAGATTCTCTCGAACACCAACATGGTGCTGGCCGCGCTGCTGATGCTGGCCGTGTTCGTGCTGGGCCCCACGCGCTTCCTGCTGGAGACCTTCACCACCAGCGTCGGCGGGTACGCGCAGGACCTCATCAGCATGAGTACCCGCCTGACCCCGTTCAGCGGCAAGACCTGGGTGGGCGGCTGGACGCTGTTCTACTGGGCGTGGTGGATCGCGTGGGCGCCGTTCGTGGGGCTGTTCATCGCGCGCATCTCGCGCGGGCGGACCATCAAGGAGTTCGTGACCGGCGTGCTGCTGGTCCCCAGCCTCGTGAGTTTCGCGTGGTTCAGCGTGTTCGGCGGCAGCGCCCTCCAGAAATCCCTGACTGGCGACAGCGCGGTCATGGACGCCACGAAAGCCGACGTATCCACGGCGCTGTTCGCGCTGCTGGGGCACTTCCCGCTGAGTGGCGTGCTGGTCGTCCTGGCGACCCTGCTGATCGCGTCGTTCTTCATCACCAGTGCCGACTCGGCCACGTACGTGCTGGGCAGCCTGTCCAGCGAGGGCAGCGAGAACCCCAGCGGCCGCGTGAAGCTCGGCTGGGGCGTGTTGCAGAGCCTGATCGCGGTGGCGTTGCTGCTCAGCGGCGGCCTGAGCGGGTTGCAGAACGCCAGCATCGTGGCGGCCCTGCCGTTCAGCGTGATCATGCTGGGCATGTGCGTGTCCCTGATGCGTGCCCTGCAGAGCGAGAACCGCACGCCCCGCCCCACCAGAACGGCGCCCTCCCCTGCCCAGGCCTCCCCTGCCCAGGCCTCCCCTGCCCAGGCCTCCCATGCCACGGCCTCCCCCGCCGATCCCGCCCGGCCGGTCACTCCACCCACTCCCTGA